The Puntigrus tetrazona isolate hp1 chromosome 16, ASM1883169v1, whole genome shotgun sequence genome includes a region encoding these proteins:
- the trip13 gene encoding LOW QUALITY PROTEIN: pachytene checkpoint protein 2 homolog (The sequence of the model RefSeq protein was modified relative to this genomic sequence to represent the inferred CDS: deleted 1 base in 1 codon), with the protein MDISEHHMTDVGLIRPDVHIEVHIKSQSTAKRPEVRTRVLSLLDRHSTVLSSYRWTEFDDEFLTKNVESVTVADLIGPKLVDLKAHNLCIHVFSLNDESPSTLALEEEEELSAANHWLLPAAEFHGVWESLIYEEGIKTQLLDYVSTTIFFSDRNVDSNLIAWNRVVLLHGPPGTGKTSLCKGLAQKLSIRLSGRYAHSQFVEINSHSLFSKWFSESGKLVTKMFQKIQELIDDKDALVFVLIDEVESLTAARSAAQAGTEPSDAIRVVNSVLTQLDQIKRYPNVVILTTSNVTEKIDLAFVDRADIKQYIGPPSASAVFNIYLSCLEELMKRQIVYPRQQLLSLEELGTVNFMESDVTRLSLTLRNLARRSVGLSGRALRRIPFLAHALYGKSSSVTVEAFLRAMERAVDKQRQEQASLVNCV; encoded by the exons ATGGACATATCTGAGCATCACATGACCGATGTCGGCCTGATCCGCCCCGATGTGCACATAGAGGTTCACATCAAGTCTCAGAG CACGGCCAAGAGGCCTGAGGTGAGGACGCGTGTGCTGTCACTGCTGGACCGACACAGCACCGTCTTAAGCTCCTACAGATGGACAGAGTTTGACGACGAGTTTCTAACCAAAAATGTGGAGTCGGTCACAGTAGCGGATTTAATTGGTCCAAAA CTCGTTGATTTAAAGGCTCACAACCTTTGTATCCATGTTTTCTCTCTGAACGATGAAAGTCCGAGCACGCTTGCTctggaagaggaggaggagcttTCTGCTGCCAATCATTGGCTCCTACCAGCAG CTGAGTTTCATGGCGTTTGGGAAAGCTTGATTTATGAGGAAGGCATCAAAACACAA ctcTTGGATTATGTTTCGACAACGATCTTCTTCTCTGACAGAAACGTCGACAGCAATTTGATTGCCTGGAATCGGGTCGTGTTGCTTCACG GGCCGCCTGGCACGGGCAAGACGTCTCTGTGCAAAGGACTTGCCCAGAAACTCTCCATCAGGCTGTCTGGCAG GTACGCGCACAGCCAGTTCGTGGAGATCAACAGCCACAGCCTCTTCTCCAAGTGGTTCTCAGAG AGCGGAAAGCTGGTCACGAAGATGTTTCAGAAGATTCAGGAGCTCATTGATGATAAAGACGCCCTGGTGTTCGTCCTGATAGATGAG GTGGAGAGTCTCACAGCCGCCCGGAGCGCCGCTCAAGCAGGAACGGAGCCGTCCGACGCCATTCGG GTGGTCAACTCCGTGCTCACCCAGCTCGACCAGATCAAACG GTACCCAAACGTCGTCATCCTCACCACATCCAACGTCACGGAAAAGATCGATCTGGCGTTTGTGGACCGAGCCGATATAAAGCAGTACATCGGCCCCCCGAGCGCCAGCGCCGTGTTCAACATCTACCTGTCCTGTCTGGAGGAGCTCATGAAG CGCCAGATCGTCTACCCCAGGCAGCAGCTGCTGAGCTTGGAGGAGCTGGGCACCGTGAACTTCATGGAGAGCGACGTGACCCGTCTGAGCTTAACCCTGAGGAACCTCGCCCG GAGGAGCGTGGGACTCAGCGGACGGGCCTTGAGGAGAATCCCGTTTCTGGCTCACGCGCTCTATGGAAAG TCCTCCTCGGTGACAGTGGAGGCTTTTCTGAGAGCGATGGAGCGGGCCGTGGACAAACAGAGGCAGGAACAGGCGAGTTTGGTCAACTGTGTTTGA